From Candidatus Manganitrophus morganii, the proteins below share one genomic window:
- a CDS encoding cbb3-type cytochrome c oxidase subunit I, with the protein MPEEREVYQEETLVNHDLVKRWAYATLVWLTLYPIVGVILSIKFHHPNFLNEISWFSFGRLRPVHVNGVIFGAFSTGFIALLYYFVPRICGVRLYKEQWGYLAFWLWNAAILSGSIALMAGFNKGIEAGEYPVWVGVLIMIVLVMTTLQVYGTVFRRRERRVYVALWYAMAALIWTAMNYPLGNFILPFWINGVNSAALHGLYIHYVVGLWITPSGLALIYFFLPSSVRNPLYSHKLSLIGFWSIAFLYPFLGIHHYLYSPIAEWTQTVAIAYGILLIIPVWTVTTNFFGTMLGKWHLLAGKRSYDYAAKFLILGAVNYFVGCFQGSVEALRRMQQLTHFNDFTISHSHMTVFGTFVIWVMGGLYYIWPRITGRELWSWRLASWHFWLVLFGGGMMGVILAAMGFMQGAMLEHGVHFTDSVVAMKPWWEARTFSGMAMDVGMALFFYNLWRSARDGAPIETTPVSPRPTAEARAPMHASGPLERPSAIILIAGVAFFLLAIAVQWLMPIALESNYELPVRTVKGIQILPTDYTEQEKLGRKVYIREGCWYCHSQYIRPVTGEDNRWGPVSQAGEYTYDIPHLFGTRRIGPDLFRVGRKYGDDWHIAHHWEPRAVVPDSIMPSFRWLFNPADANGAPQMTDEGKALIAYLQKLGTQIGDWREEFLPISVNAGTALDPKREVFEIGKRVYARRCTGCHGEKGDGNGPSARFLDPKPRDFTRGIFKFRSTGGGENTLPLDADLYRTVTHGLWGTAMPAWHEISELERASVVQYIKIFSDRWKNEAVPPPITIPPEPPADSASVDRGRAVYAEAGCLGCHGLQGKGDGPLAPILRDVWGNPVRPANFTLPAGVPGGVKLGHDARHLFTVVMTGVGGTPMEAFSKRLTPEQVWDVVYFVRSLYLQAQEEFLEKRRVGASAQTARR; encoded by the coding sequence ATGCCGGAGGAAAGGGAAGTCTATCAAGAAGAGACATTGGTCAATCACGATCTGGTGAAGCGCTGGGCCTATGCGACACTGGTGTGGCTGACCTTGTACCCGATCGTCGGCGTGATCCTCTCGATTAAGTTCCACCATCCGAACTTCCTCAACGAAATTTCCTGGTTTTCTTTCGGACGGCTCCGTCCGGTCCATGTCAACGGCGTCATCTTCGGCGCCTTCTCGACCGGCTTCATTGCGCTGCTCTACTACTTCGTTCCCCGAATCTGCGGCGTCCGGCTCTACAAGGAACAGTGGGGATATCTTGCCTTCTGGCTCTGGAATGCCGCGATCCTGTCGGGAAGCATCGCCTTGATGGCGGGATTCAACAAAGGGATCGAGGCGGGGGAATATCCCGTCTGGGTGGGCGTCTTGATCATGATCGTTTTGGTGATGACGACCCTCCAGGTCTACGGGACGGTCTTTCGGCGGCGGGAACGCAGGGTCTATGTCGCCCTCTGGTATGCGATGGCCGCTCTGATCTGGACGGCGATGAATTATCCCCTCGGAAATTTCATTCTCCCGTTCTGGATCAATGGCGTCAACAGCGCCGCGCTCCACGGCCTCTATATCCACTATGTCGTCGGGCTCTGGATCACCCCGTCCGGTTTGGCGCTGATCTACTTTTTCCTCCCCAGCAGCGTGAGAAACCCCCTCTACTCCCACAAGCTCTCCCTGATCGGTTTTTGGAGCATCGCCTTTCTCTATCCCTTTCTCGGGATCCACCACTACCTCTACAGCCCGATCGCGGAGTGGACGCAGACGGTCGCCATCGCCTATGGGATTCTTCTCATCATCCCGGTCTGGACGGTGACGACGAACTTCTTCGGGACGATGCTCGGGAAATGGCATCTCCTGGCGGGAAAGCGATCGTACGACTATGCGGCGAAGTTCCTGATCCTGGGAGCGGTGAATTACTTCGTCGGCTGTTTTCAAGGCTCGGTCGAAGCGCTCCGGCGGATGCAGCAGTTGACCCACTTCAACGACTTTACCATCTCCCACTCTCATATGACCGTCTTCGGGACATTCGTGATTTGGGTGATGGGAGGGCTTTATTACATCTGGCCCCGAATCACCGGGCGCGAGCTCTGGAGCTGGCGGTTGGCGAGTTGGCATTTCTGGCTGGTCCTCTTCGGGGGAGGGATGATGGGGGTGATTTTGGCCGCGATGGGCTTCATGCAGGGGGCGATGCTCGAACATGGGGTCCATTTCACCGACAGTGTCGTGGCGATGAAGCCGTGGTGGGAGGCGCGGACCTTCTCCGGTATGGCGATGGACGTCGGGATGGCGCTCTTTTTCTACAATCTCTGGCGGAGCGCGCGCGACGGGGCGCCGATCGAGACGACCCCGGTTTCTCCCCGTCCGACGGCGGAGGCGCGGGCGCCGATGCATGCATCGGGACCGCTCGAGCGGCCCTCCGCCATCATCCTGATCGCCGGGGTGGCGTTTTTCCTCCTGGCGATCGCCGTTCAATGGCTGATGCCGATTGCGTTGGAGTCGAATTATGAGTTGCCCGTGCGGACGGTGAAGGGGATACAAATCTTGCCGACCGATTATACGGAGCAAGAAAAGCTCGGCCGGAAGGTCTATATCCGGGAAGGGTGCTGGTATTGCCATTCGCAGTATATCCGCCCCGTGACCGGAGAGGACAACCGTTGGGGTCCGGTTTCTCAGGCGGGCGAGTATACCTATGACATTCCCCATCTCTTTGGGACCCGTCGAATCGGACCTGATTTATTCCGCGTCGGGCGAAAGTATGGAGATGACTGGCACATCGCCCATCATTGGGAGCCCCGCGCGGTCGTTCCCGATTCGATCATGCCCTCCTTTCGGTGGCTGTTCAACCCAGCTGATGCGAACGGCGCTCCGCAGATGACGGATGAGGGAAAGGCGCTCATCGCCTATCTCCAAAAGCTTGGCACTCAAATCGGCGACTGGCGGGAGGAATTTCTTCCGATCAGTGTCAACGCCGGCACCGCGCTTGATCCGAAGCGGGAGGTCTTCGAAATCGGAAAGCGGGTCTATGCGCGCCGCTGCACCGGCTGCCACGGGGAGAAAGGGGACGGCAACGGCCCGTCGGCCCGGTTTTTGGATCCAAAGCCGCGCGATTTCACCCGCGGGATCTTCAAGTTCCGCTCCACCGGCGGGGGGGAGAATACCCTGCCGCTCGATGCCGATCTCTACCGGACCGTCACGCACGGCTTGTGGGGAACCGCGATGCCGGCTTGGCATGAGATTTCGGAGCTGGAGCGCGCGTCGGTCGTTCAATACATCAAGATCTTCTCCGACCGATGGAAGAACGAGGCCGTCCCTCCTCCAATTACGATTCCGCCTGAGCCGCCGGCCGATTCCGCGTCGGTTGATCGGGGAAGAGCGGTCTATGCCGAGGCGGGTTGTCTCGGCTGCCACGGGCTTCAGGGAAAAGGGGACGGCCCGTTGGCGCCGATCCTGCGCGACGTCTGGGGAAATCCGGTCCGTCCGGCGAACTTCACCCTCCCGGCGGGGGTGCCGGGAGGAGTCAAACTGGGGCACGACGCCAGGCATCTTTTCACTGTGGTGATGACCGGGGTCGGCGGAACGCCGATGGAGGCTTTCTCAAAGCGGCTGACGCCGGAGCAGGTCTGGGATGTCGTTTATTTTGTCCGGTCCCTTTATCTTCAGGCGCAAGAGGAATTTTTGGAGAAGCGACGCGTGGGAGCATCGGCGCAGACGGCGCGGCGCTGA
- a CDS encoding Nramp family divalent metal transporter, whose amino-acid sequence MSYGRKPIPPFPGWAAALGPGIVWMALAQGSGELIWWPYLIAKYGLTFLVLLIPACLLQYPMTVEIGRYTLLTGESIFHGFIRLHRGFGILLWILMSLSFLWFGAFASAGGTAMAALTHFPPGWSPRGQTLFWAYSTIAIFLVAILLSRMVYTLIEWSMKIVAITTVAGLLWACLQPEVLQTTPRFFAGLFGMTGPPPRPWDRNDDTKLLTAITFAGLGGFWILFYSYWLRDKGSAMAEHIGRITGLTGKPEPITADGFLPEASAQSAAAWRQWERYLSTDVLIGILGNLATTMMTSLLAYALLFPKGLVPQDYELAVVQSRFFEVSWGAFGRTLFLIVAAAFLTDTWLVTADAVSRMQADIVTILFPASKKFTGRQWYYFFLALLTVITSLTMLLDQPGPLILTSAAIGFSGTILFPGALYLLNYRFLAPQLPEWARPSKESAWRLIFSFVIYLGLAMAYLWIG is encoded by the coding sequence ATGTCGTACGGTCGAAAACCGATTCCCCCCTTTCCCGGCTGGGCCGCGGCGTTGGGTCCGGGGATCGTCTGGATGGCGCTGGCGCAGGGAAGCGGAGAGCTGATCTGGTGGCCCTACCTCATCGCCAAATATGGACTGACCTTTCTCGTCCTGCTGATTCCGGCCTGTCTGCTTCAGTATCCGATGACGGTCGAGATCGGGCGGTATACCCTCCTCACCGGAGAGAGCATTTTTCATGGTTTCATCCGGCTCCACCGCGGGTTCGGGATCCTCCTCTGGATCTTGATGAGCCTTTCCTTCCTCTGGTTCGGCGCCTTCGCCTCGGCGGGGGGAACGGCGATGGCGGCGCTGACCCACTTTCCTCCCGGCTGGAGCCCGCGCGGCCAAACCCTCTTCTGGGCCTATTCGACCATTGCGATCTTTCTGGTTGCGATTCTGTTGAGCCGGATGGTCTACACCCTGATCGAGTGGTCGATGAAGATCGTGGCGATCACCACCGTGGCGGGGCTCCTCTGGGCTTGTCTTCAGCCCGAGGTCCTTCAGACGACCCCCCGCTTTTTTGCCGGACTCTTCGGCATGACCGGCCCGCCGCCGCGGCCCTGGGATCGAAACGACGACACCAAGCTCTTGACGGCGATCACCTTTGCCGGGCTTGGCGGCTTCTGGATTCTCTTCTATTCCTATTGGCTGCGCGACAAAGGAAGCGCGATGGCGGAGCATATCGGCCGGATCACCGGATTGACCGGAAAACCGGAGCCGATCACCGCCGATGGATTTTTACCCGAAGCGTCGGCGCAATCGGCGGCCGCGTGGCGGCAATGGGAGCGGTATCTCTCCACGGATGTGTTGATCGGCATTCTCGGCAACCTCGCGACGACGATGATGACCTCTCTTTTGGCTTATGCCTTGCTCTTTCCGAAGGGACTGGTCCCTCAAGATTATGAACTCGCGGTGGTCCAGAGCCGGTTCTTTGAGGTGAGCTGGGGAGCATTTGGCCGGACACTTTTCTTAATAGTTGCCGCGGCGTTTCTCACCGACACCTGGCTCGTGACCGCCGACGCCGTCAGCCGGATGCAGGCTGATATCGTCACGATCCTCTTTCCCGCCAGCAAAAAATTTACCGGCCGCCAGTGGTATTACTTCTTCCTGGCGCTTTTAACGGTGATCACCTCGTTGACCATGCTCCTCGATCAGCCGGGACCGCTGATTCTTACCAGCGCCGCGATCGGATTTTCCGGAACGATCCTTTTTCCGGGAGCGCTCTATTTATTGAACTATCGGTTTCTCGCTCCCCAGCTTCCGGAGTGGGCCCGCCCTTCAAAAGAGTCGGCATGGCGCCTGATCTTTTCCTTCGTGATCTACCTTGGACTGGCGATGGCATATCTCTGGATCGGCTGA
- a CDS encoding NAD-dependent epimerase/dehydratase family protein — protein sequence MRVFVTGGSGYIGNAVVAALCRAGHAVTALVHTPEKAQRVERFGAKAVEGDIKKPGPLIPLTAEVDAIVHTAAEMSPDGGKIDQQWVSAVLDPLSQSKGRSRFIYTSGVWVLGDTGGRFVDENASTEKAAPIVAWRPAVEQMVLEAAGRGVTPCIIRPALVYGGAGGILAMLMASAEKEKAVRIVGEGRNHWTLVHVDDLADLYVRCVERTPAGQVFNASDSSRLTLRAIAEALSTAAGCYGKVNTTPLEEARKQMGPFADTLALDQQVSGALAQQLLGWEPRHRSLVGEADALYRAFKAGG from the coding sequence ATGAGAGTCTTTGTCACGGGTGGATCGGGGTATATCGGAAATGCGGTGGTGGCGGCGCTCTGCCGCGCCGGACATGCGGTGACGGCGCTGGTTCACACGCCGGAGAAGGCCCAACGGGTGGAACGGTTCGGGGCGAAAGCGGTAGAGGGGGACATTAAGAAGCCGGGCCCTTTGATCCCGTTGACCGCAGAGGTCGATGCCATCGTTCATACGGCGGCGGAGATGTCTCCGGATGGCGGGAAGATCGACCAGCAGTGGGTCTCGGCGGTGCTCGATCCCCTCTCGCAATCCAAGGGCCGGAGTCGCTTCATCTATACCAGCGGGGTCTGGGTCTTGGGGGATACCGGCGGCCGCTTTGTCGACGAGAACGCGTCGACCGAGAAGGCGGCGCCGATCGTCGCCTGGCGTCCTGCCGTGGAGCAGATGGTTTTGGAGGCCGCCGGCCGGGGAGTCACTCCCTGCATCATTCGTCCCGCTCTCGTTTACGGCGGCGCCGGCGGCATTCTGGCGATGCTGATGGCGTCGGCGGAAAAGGAAAAGGCGGTACGGATCGTCGGCGAGGGACGGAACCATTGGACGCTGGTGCACGTCGATGATCTGGCCGATCTGTATGTCCGCTGCGTCGAGCGGACCCCTGCGGGACAGGTCTTCAATGCCAGCGACAGCTCCCGGCTGACGCTCCGCGCGATTGCCGAGGCGCTCAGCACCGCGGCCGGTTGCTACGGCAAGGTCAACACGACCCCACTCGAAGAAGCCAGAAAACAGATGGGACCTTTTGCCGATACGCTGGCATTGGATCAGCAGGTCTCGGGGGCCCTGGCCCAACAGCTGCTCGGATGGGAGCCGCGGCACCGCTCGCTCGTCGGCGAGGCCGACGCGCTCTATCGGGCGTTTAAGGCCGGGGGATAG
- a CDS encoding MBL fold metallo-hydrolase gives MKPLFHPRLIHDPFGDPGLYVSLLFERRGLLFDMGDLRPLSARQLLKTSHAFITHAHMDHFIGFDQMLRVCLGREKELHLFGPPRITDQVAHKLSAYTWNLVENYPADFHVVVTEVGERELKTTRFRTRSAFRREESTVVPFSDGLLLDELGFRIRCARLDHKIPSLGYTLEEKAHINILKNRLEERAFPIGPWLKELKDAVLRQEPEEAPFRIWWKVEGRIEARIVPLGDLKREIIRIVPGQKITYVTDVVYHPENARKIIDLACGSDVLFIESSFLKEDAARAAEKYHLTTEQAGRLAREAGVKEVIPFHFSAKYNGEGAQLFKEVEAAFRGARSFGSTGLE, from the coding sequence ATGAAGCCTCTCTTTCATCCCCGCCTGATCCACGACCCCTTCGGTGATCCCGGGCTCTACGTATCGCTGCTCTTCGAGCGGCGGGGGCTTCTCTTCGACATGGGAGATCTCCGGCCCCTCTCCGCGCGTCAGCTCCTCAAGACGAGCCATGCCTTCATCACCCACGCTCACATGGACCATTTCATCGGGTTCGACCAGATGCTTCGGGTCTGTCTCGGCCGGGAGAAGGAGCTTCATCTCTTCGGCCCGCCCCGGATTACCGATCAAGTGGCCCATAAACTTTCCGCCTACACGTGGAACCTCGTCGAGAACTATCCGGCCGATTTCCATGTCGTCGTCACCGAGGTCGGCGAGCGGGAATTGAAGACCACCCGCTTCCGCACCCGCAGTGCCTTCCGGCGAGAGGAGAGCACGGTCGTTCCTTTCTCGGATGGCCTGTTGCTGGATGAGCTGGGATTCCGTATCCGATGCGCGCGCCTCGACCACAAGATCCCTTCCCTCGGCTACACCCTTGAAGAGAAAGCCCACATCAACATCTTAAAAAACCGATTGGAGGAGCGGGCGTTTCCGATCGGACCGTGGCTCAAGGAATTAAAGGACGCGGTCCTGCGCCAGGAGCCGGAGGAGGCTCCCTTCCGGATTTGGTGGAAAGTGGAGGGAAGAATCGAAGCACGCATCGTCCCGCTCGGAGATCTCAAACGGGAGATCATTCGAATCGTCCCTGGACAGAAGATCACTTACGTGACCGATGTGGTTTACCATCCGGAGAACGCCCGAAAGATCATCGACCTGGCCTGCGGATCGGATGTCCTTTTTATCGAATCATCCTTCCTCAAAGAAGATGCCGCGCGCGCCGCGGAGAAATATCACCTCACCACCGAGCAGGCCGGCCGTCTCGCCCGTGAAGCAGGGGTGAAGGAGGTGATTCCATTTCACTTCTCGGCGAAGTATAACGGCGAAGGAGCGCAACTTTTTAAGGAGGTAGAGGCGGCGTTCAGGGGAGCGCGTTCGTTCGGAAGCACCGGTCTCGAATGA
- a CDS encoding HEPN domain-containing protein — translation MKPETLEWVEKAEGDLKVARREMGAVDPVWNVICFLAQQCGEKYLKAFLEESNIAFPKTHDLVVLLNISGEPLQDLKAHKEQLARLSVFGIASRYPGRQADREAAEDSMKTAEMIRTILRSRFGLP, via the coding sequence ATGAAGCCTGAAACATTGGAGTGGGTTGAGAAGGCGGAGGGCGATCTGAAGGTGGCGCGGCGGGAGATGGGAGCGGTCGATCCTGTCTGGAACGTGATCTGTTTTCTCGCGCAACAGTGCGGAGAAAAGTATTTGAAGGCTTTCCTAGAAGAATCCAATATTGCCTTTCCAAAAACGCATGATCTCGTCGTCCTGTTGAATATCTCCGGAGAGCCGCTTCAGGATTTAAAGGCCCACAAGGAACAGCTGGCCCGCCTGAGCGTTTTCGGCATCGCCTCTCGTTATCCGGGTCGCCAGGCTGACCGCGAGGCCGCCGAAGATTCCATGAAGACAGCGGAGATGATCCGGACAATCTTGAGGTCCAGATTTGGACTGCCGTAA
- a CDS encoding TIGR02710 family CRISPR-associated CARF protein: protein MSQSSVKALLVSVGGDLASTIFVINRLRPEALCFFVAEAEQGEIDREIIPQIEQPPRQWDQIVTPDPEDLLQCCRVLLREIPGLLSRWGVEPSQLTIDITGGTKTMAAALALCAVDAASSFHAVVSKAQAKGETETAVRGEARVLYQGNPWDELAANGRRDAAAVFNQARYREAADLFRKIEKRVSGGSKPLYKSLADFSEGYAFWDAFDYREGWNRLQSAKKGLEMSALFGGPPGLKDVVAKLKENLSFLEKLVMGTKEIKPELFLDLLANAQRRAHTEKKYEEATVRLLRALEVLAQARLAERGFQFDRIDPDPLPASLKTDFIQKYTSPLDGRIKLDLLGDYRLLKEIGDPLGIAFDQQWSTFKIPLEARERSILGHGFTPMPPDRYQQLWELALKISGTPPEKMLHFPKMEF, encoded by the coding sequence ATGTCGCAATCATCGGTAAAGGCGCTGCTGGTTTCAGTGGGGGGAGATCTCGCCTCGACGATCTTCGTTATCAACCGGCTGCGCCCCGAGGCCCTCTGCTTCTTCGTCGCAGAAGCGGAGCAAGGGGAGATCGACCGGGAAATCATCCCGCAGATTGAACAGCCTCCCCGACAATGGGACCAGATCGTGACCCCCGATCCGGAAGATCTTTTGCAATGTTGCCGCGTGTTGCTCCGGGAAATTCCGGGACTCCTCTCCCGTTGGGGGGTGGAGCCTTCCCAGTTGACGATCGACATCACCGGCGGGACCAAGACGATGGCCGCGGCCTTGGCCCTTTGCGCGGTGGATGCCGCCTCCTCCTTTCACGCGGTTGTTTCCAAAGCGCAGGCGAAGGGGGAAACCGAGACGGCCGTTCGTGGGGAAGCGCGGGTCCTCTACCAGGGAAACCCGTGGGACGAATTGGCTGCAAACGGGCGTCGCGACGCGGCGGCGGTATTCAATCAGGCCCGCTATCGCGAGGCGGCCGATCTTTTTCGGAAGATCGAGAAGCGGGTGAGCGGCGGATCCAAGCCGCTCTATAAAAGCTTGGCCGATTTTTCGGAGGGATATGCCTTCTGGGACGCCTTCGATTATCGGGAGGGGTGGAACCGGCTTCAGTCGGCGAAGAAGGGGCTCGAGATGTCGGCCCTCTTCGGCGGGCCGCCCGGCCTGAAAGATGTCGTCGCGAAATTAAAGGAGAACCTCTCCTTCCTAGAAAAACTGGTGATGGGAACCAAGGAGATCAAGCCGGAGCTCTTTCTCGATCTTCTCGCCAATGCCCAGCGCCGCGCCCACACCGAGAAGAAATATGAGGAGGCCACCGTCCGCCTTCTGCGCGCTCTGGAGGTTTTGGCGCAGGCGCGGTTAGCGGAGAGAGGATTTCAATTCGACCGGATTGATCCTGATCCGCTTCCTGCTTCCTTAAAGACCGATTTCATTCAAAAGTATACGAGCCCGCTCGATGGGCGGATCAAGCTGGACCTGCTCGGGGATTACCGGCTATTGAAGGAGATCGGTGATCCGCTCGGAATCGCCTTCGATCAACAGTGGAGTACATTCAAAATCCCGCTGGAGGCAAGAGAGCGCTCGATCTTAGGGCACGGCTTCACGCCGATGCCGCCCGATCGTTATCAGCAACTCTGGGAGCTGGCCCTGAAGATTTCGGGGACGCCCCCGGAAAAGATGTTGCACTTTCCAAAGATGGAATTTTAA
- a CDS encoding nucleotidyltransferase domain-containing protein encodes MAGQKAAITLSDIRQVVQQIATHFHPERVILFGSHAYGKPTSDSDVDLLVVMRTDENPLHTAARIAASIDHPFPLDIAVFTPSELEASLKRKGVFATEVITRGVVLYEA; translated from the coding sequence ATGGCCGGACAAAAAGCAGCGATCACTTTAAGTGATATTCGACAAGTCGTCCAGCAAATCGCCACTCATTTTCATCCGGAGAGAGTGATTCTCTTCGGTTCCCATGCTTATGGAAAACCGACCTCGGATAGTGATGTCGATCTTTTAGTCGTAATGAGGACGGACGAAAATCCTCTCCACACCGCGGCTCGCATCGCCGCGTCGATCGATCATCCTTTTCCTCTCGATATCGCCGTTTTCACCCCCTCTGAGTTAGAAGCTTCCCTGAAGAGAAAAGGAGTTTTCGCAACAGAGGTGATCACCCGAGGGGTCGTCCTTTATGAAGCCTGA
- a CDS encoding antibiotic biosynthesis monooxygenase → MPELTVVVRAKAKPGKEAELEKAWRAIIGPTHNEPGCLKYILHRAVDDPGVMISIERWGSKETIDQHFAAPHVQALLSRVPELVAGAPEVSVYEAIPEGRSDKGRF, encoded by the coding sequence ATGCCGGAGTTGACGGTGGTGGTAAGAGCGAAAGCGAAACCGGGAAAAGAAGCGGAGTTGGAAAAGGCGTGGCGGGCAATCATCGGCCCGACCCACAACGAGCCGGGCTGTCTGAAATATATCCTTCATCGCGCAGTCGATGATCCGGGGGTGATGATCTCGATCGAACGATGGGGATCGAAGGAAACGATCGATCAACATTTCGCAGCGCCGCATGTTCAAGCGCTCTTAAGCCGCGTCCCCGAGTTGGTCGCCGGCGCCCCGGAGGTCAGCGTCTACGAAGCGATCCCCGAGGGGCGATCCGACAAAGGGAGGTTTTAA
- a CDS encoding carboxypeptidase regulatory-like domain-containing protein, with protein MDCRKTGSVLIILLFILLFHTSTYAESSGSLRGNLIIDTLPAEGAVVYLRDLNQPPAPVSPMPITIRQEMFKFKPKFSIVTVGSTVTFQNDDFEMHNIKSDSPGNRFDLGLQIPGRSRKVVLKKPGGVDLRCRIHSDMKGMVFVSPSPFFMLIESDGKFAFSGVPAGDYEIEVWHPERSAPDQKPKGLAVRIGAWVTTIDLDWEGNVLTRKNP; from the coding sequence TTGGACTGCCGTAAGACCGGAAGTGTTCTCATCATCCTCCTTTTTATCCTTTTATTCCATACTTCAACTTATGCTGAGTCTTCGGGCAGCCTTCGTGGAAATTTGATCATCGACACCTTGCCCGCAGAAGGGGCCGTCGTCTACCTCCGTGATCTCAATCAGCCTCCCGCCCCCGTTTCTCCGATGCCGATCACCATCCGCCAGGAAATGTTCAAATTCAAACCGAAGTTCAGCATCGTCACGGTCGGCTCGACGGTCACCTTCCAGAACGACGACTTTGAGATGCACAATATCAAGTCCGACTCTCCCGGAAACCGGTTTGATCTTGGGTTGCAGATTCCGGGGAGATCGAGGAAGGTCGTGCTCAAAAAACCGGGCGGAGTAGACCTCCGTTGCAGAATCCATTCAGATATGAAGGGGATGGTTTTCGTCTCCCCCTCTCCTTTTTTTATGTTGATCGAATCGGATGGGAAGTTCGCATTCTCCGGCGTGCCGGCGGGCGATTATGAAATCGAAGTCTGGCACCCGGAGCGGAGCGCTCCCGATCAAAAACCGAAGGGTCTCGCCGTCCGAATCGGCGCCTGGGTCACGACGATCGATCTCGACTGGGAAGGGAATGTCCTGACCCGAAAAAATCCCTGA